A genomic segment from Orrella daihaiensis encodes:
- a CDS encoding VOC family protein yields MFSHVMVGANDLEASRKFYDAVLGTLGITPGVLNRDTRYFYRTPTGVFSFTLPLDGKTATPPNGGTIGFAAKSATEVDAFHAAGVANGGVSCEDPPGYREGPAGKLYLAYLRDPIGNKICALFREPA; encoded by the coding sequence ATGTTTAGTCACGTAATGGTCGGAGCAAACGATTTGGAGGCCTCAAGAAAATTCTACGATGCTGTCTTGGGGACTTTGGGAATCACACCCGGTGTATTGAATCGTGACACCCGCTATTTCTACAGAACACCGACGGGCGTGTTCTCTTTTACGTTGCCACTAGACGGAAAGACCGCCACCCCACCAAATGGCGGCACGATCGGATTTGCTGCAAAGTCGGCGACAGAGGTCGACGCATTTCACGCCGCAGGCGTTGCCAATGGTGGCGTCAGTTGTGAAGACCCTCCAGGCTATCGCGAGGGTCCCGCAGGGAAACTGTATCTTGCTTATTTACGTGACCCGATCGGCAACAAGATTTGCGCGTTGTTTAGAGAACCTGCTTGA
- the budA gene encoding acetolactate decarboxylase: MDNHKLPGFSSLGVNLPQSIVAQLKAHCERTGESIDHTIQRALAQALGVEHHTIYQVSTSTALVQGVYQGCVTVGDVKTHGNFGLGTYDSLDGEGLMLEGEVWQALSDGSVVKPDDSATAPFWACTTFEADKTETLAAVESWDDLLSQLDAMRDSQNLFVAFRIDGQFDQIHYRVACKANPGEDLVTATSHQAEFTLNDCEGTLMGFWSPAYAKTLNVPGYHLHLLSHDHQHGGHVLGIKARNLKVQVMNANNVVIALPESPDFLKADLSADPTAALSKAEGAKT, from the coding sequence ATGGATAACCATAAATTACCCGGTTTCAGTTCGTTAGGCGTCAATCTGCCGCAGTCAATAGTCGCGCAGTTAAAAGCCCATTGTGAGAGAACTGGTGAGAGCATCGATCACACCATTCAGCGTGCGCTTGCGCAAGCACTCGGAGTGGAACACCATACGATCTATCAGGTTTCCACCTCGACGGCATTGGTGCAAGGCGTCTATCAAGGCTGCGTTACCGTGGGTGACGTCAAAACCCACGGCAACTTCGGGTTGGGTACCTATGATTCACTGGACGGTGAAGGCTTGATGCTTGAAGGCGAAGTCTGGCAGGCTCTGTCAGATGGCTCTGTGGTTAAACCCGACGACAGCGCCACTGCACCATTTTGGGCATGCACCACCTTTGAGGCTGACAAGACTGAAACACTGGCAGCCGTAGAGAGCTGGGATGACCTGCTGTCGCAACTTGATGCCATGCGCGACTCACAAAACCTTTTTGTTGCGTTTCGCATTGATGGACAGTTTGACCAGATCCACTACCGGGTTGCCTGCAAGGCCAATCCCGGCGAGGATCTGGTGACTGCGACTAGCCATCAGGCTGAATTTACCTTAAACGATTGCGAAGGCACATTGATGGGGTTTTGGTCACCTGCCTACGCTAAGACGCTTAACGTTCCGGGCTATCACCTGCACTTGCTTAGCCATGACCATCAGCACGGCGGTCATGTGCTTGGCATCAAGGCACGCAACCTGAAAGTTCAGGTAATGAATGCCAACAATGTGGTCATCGCTCTGCCAGAGTCACCGGATTTTTTAAAGGCTGATCTCTCAGCGGATCCAACCGCAGCACTCAGCAAGGCAGAGGGAGCAAAAACATAA
- the alsS gene encoding acetolactate synthase AlsS encodes MTEPNNTKNCANAIVKILENHGVTHAFGVPGAKIDSLFVALKHSKIKLVLCRHEQNAAFMAAAFGRLTGKVGVCLATSGPGVTNLTTGLATATSEGDPVLAIGGEVPLDERLKKTHQSLDATSLMKAATKFSAEIVSTESLAEVIGNAIRTAESGRPGAAFVSLPKDIGLADFAGDTDANWGQSWPQGSAAKACVDQGVALLNASSKPVAILGMQSSLAAYRDALIEFFKKSGIPYISTFQGAGAWLANKSGATYAGRIGLFRNQPADKLLDQADCVLTIGYDPIEYDPSIWNTGIKRPIIAVDVIASDQDNAFLPSVELVGDVASSLENITPSLKVNISPDYLAAAQAARGEILQTLAEGDVMDKFPVQPIRLVREIQKQITHDTHVALDVGSNYIWTNRYCASDDARQLLVSNGQQTLGVSVPWAIALSMLYPNQRVLSVSGDGGFLFTATELETAVREGVKFVHVIWNSHSYDMVAFQEQAHYGETAGVNLGNYDVVKFAEAFGCKGYEITSADQLAGVFEEAFKSDVPVLINVPVDYSLNQRLMQDVIQSYLN; translated from the coding sequence ATGACTGAGCCAAACAACACCAAAAACTGCGCTAATGCGATCGTCAAGATTCTCGAGAACCACGGTGTCACGCACGCGTTTGGCGTACCCGGCGCCAAGATTGACAGCTTGTTTGTGGCGCTTAAGCACTCCAAAATCAAGCTGGTGTTGTGTCGCCACGAGCAAAATGCCGCCTTCATGGCAGCGGCCTTTGGACGCCTGACCGGCAAAGTGGGCGTTTGCCTGGCTACTTCTGGGCCTGGCGTGACCAACCTAACCACCGGCTTGGCCACTGCGACCAGCGAAGGCGATCCCGTGCTGGCGATCGGCGGTGAAGTGCCGCTTGATGAGCGCCTGAAAAAAACCCACCAGTCACTGGACGCAACCTCACTGATGAAAGCCGCCACCAAGTTCTCGGCGGAGATTGTGAGCACGGAGTCTTTGGCTGAAGTGATTGGCAACGCCATTCGAACGGCAGAAAGCGGTCGTCCCGGTGCTGCTTTTGTGTCGCTACCCAAAGACATCGGCTTAGCAGACTTTGCGGGTGATACAGACGCCAATTGGGGACAGAGCTGGCCTCAAGGATCGGCTGCCAAGGCGTGCGTAGACCAAGGTGTTGCATTACTGAACGCTAGCAGCAAGCCAGTGGCCATTCTGGGAATGCAATCGTCCTTGGCTGCTTATCGTGATGCCTTGATTGAGTTTTTCAAGAAATCCGGCATCCCATACATTTCTACCTTTCAGGGCGCGGGTGCCTGGCTTGCGAATAAGTCTGGCGCCACTTATGCCGGCCGTATAGGTTTGTTTCGCAATCAACCGGCTGACAAACTGCTCGATCAAGCTGATTGTGTGTTGACCATCGGTTACGACCCCATTGAGTATGACCCCTCGATCTGGAACACCGGCATCAAGCGACCCATCATCGCAGTCGATGTCATCGCCTCTGATCAGGACAATGCGTTTTTACCCAGCGTAGAGCTTGTGGGTGACGTTGCCTCTTCATTGGAAAACATCACCCCTTCTCTTAAGGTCAACATCTCGCCAGATTACTTGGCGGCGGCTCAAGCAGCTCGCGGTGAGATTCTGCAAACGCTCGCTGAAGGCGATGTGATGGATAAATTCCCGGTGCAGCCCATCCGTTTGGTGCGTGAAATTCAAAAGCAAATCACTCATGACACCCATGTTGCGCTCGACGTCGGTTCGAACTACATCTGGACCAATCGCTATTGTGCAAGTGACGATGCCAGACAATTACTGGTCAGCAACGGCCAGCAAACGCTTGGCGTCTCAGTTCCATGGGCAATTGCCTTAAGCATGCTTTATCCGAATCAACGGGTCTTGTCGGTATCGGGCGATGGTGGGTTTTTGTTTACCGCAACCGAACTTGAAACAGCAGTTCGCGAGGGTGTGAAATTCGTGCATGTAATTTGGAACAGCCACTCGTATGACATGGTGGCATTCCAAGAACAGGCCCATTATGGCGAAACTGCCGGCGTTAACTTGGGTAACTATGATGTGGTCAAATTTGCCGAGGCGTTTGGCTGTAAGGGCTACGAGATCACCTCAGCCGATCAATTGGCTGGAGTGTTTGAAGAGGCCTTCAAGTCTGATGTGCCAGTGCTGATCAATGTGCCGGTTGATTACAGCCTGAATCAGCGACTAATGCAGGACGTGATTCAGTCTTATCTGAACTAA
- a CDS encoding carbonic anhydrase: MCISCNTKSVFTGETVASPARRSWLKAASAVSLAAPLSLGATAAFASSPPKPANVLTPDQALERLMQGNERYVSGKTEPVNFAKTRAALAGGQNPYACLVSCADSRIGPEYAFDEGRGDLFVTRVAGNFVNTDILASLEYGTAVLGAPLVMVLGHTSCGAIDATVKAVTQNASYPGHIQALTTALSPAVRQSQAAGAKDLVMAATLENVRLNVLQLQQSNPILAERVSMGQLKVVGGLYHLDTGKVEMVV, from the coding sequence ATGTGCATTTCATGTAACACCAAATCTGTGTTTACTGGCGAGACCGTCGCATCCCCTGCAAGGCGGAGTTGGCTGAAAGCGGCCAGCGCTGTTTCTCTGGCTGCACCGCTTTCTCTCGGTGCAACCGCCGCTTTCGCGAGCTCCCCTCCCAAGCCTGCCAATGTGCTGACGCCTGACCAGGCACTTGAGCGCTTGATGCAGGGCAACGAGCGCTACGTCTCAGGCAAGACCGAGCCAGTGAACTTTGCCAAAACACGGGCAGCACTGGCTGGCGGGCAAAACCCCTACGCTTGCCTGGTCAGTTGTGCCGACTCCAGAATTGGGCCGGAATATGCATTTGATGAGGGGCGCGGGGATCTATTTGTCACGCGCGTGGCTGGCAATTTTGTGAACACGGATATTTTGGCGAGCCTCGAATACGGTACGGCTGTTTTAGGCGCCCCTTTGGTTATGGTGCTCGGGCATACCAGCTGCGGCGCTATTGATGCGACTGTAAAGGCGGTTACTCAGAACGCAAGCTATCCAGGCCATATTCAAGCGTTAACGACTGCGCTGTCACCCGCTGTGCGTCAGAGCCAGGCTGCTGGCGCCAAAGACCTGGTGATGGCCGCGACGCTTGAGAATGTTCGCCTAAATGTCCTTCAGTTGCAGCAATCAAACCCGATTCTGGCTGAACGGGTATCCATGGGTCAACTGAAAGTAGTGGGAGGCCTCTATCACCTGGACACCGGTAAGGTTGAGATGGTGGTTTAG
- a CDS encoding helix-turn-helix transcriptional regulator translates to MAKPTSRSYSRYGLQAAQLLGLLIHEARTGRGLTVEEVAERAGISRGLVHRIERGEMGCSIGAAFELAAIVGVPLFDEQPSSLAQHIATTQNRLMLLPKRVRKRTKAVKDDF, encoded by the coding sequence ATGGCAAAGCCGACTAGTCGATCCTATTCCCGCTACGGACTTCAAGCTGCCCAACTGCTTGGGCTTTTAATTCATGAAGCGCGCACAGGTCGCGGGCTCACCGTCGAAGAGGTGGCCGAGCGTGCTGGCATTTCGCGCGGTCTGGTTCACAGGATCGAACGCGGCGAAATGGGATGCTCCATCGGTGCCGCCTTTGAGTTGGCCGCCATTGTCGGTGTGCCACTTTTTGATGAGCAGCCCTCCTCTCTGGCTCAGCATATTGCAACGACACAAAACAGACTCATGCTTTTGCCCAAGCGGGTGCGCAAAAGAACAAAGGCAGTAAAGGATGACTTCTGA
- a CDS encoding type II toxin-antitoxin system HipA family toxin — MTSDTADREAYVWVWLPGATSPVVAGRIARDGDTYVFNYGRSYLALEGAIPLYLPELPLRPGAITPEPGLTMAGCLRDAAPDAWGRRVILNRAFGVGDRIKGEVGDIGAIDELTYLLESGSDRIGALDFQRSPTTYIPRTPRPATLEELLNAAEKVEQGIPLSADLDRALFHGTSLGGARPKAMIEDGDKKLIAKFSSSSDTYNIVKAEFIAMRLAAKAGLDVAPVNLVHVAGKDVLIIERFDRFQTHEGWQRKAMVSALTMFGLDEMMARYASYADLTEIIRHRFDQPKQTLRELFGRLVFNILCGNTDDHARNHAAFWDGKTLRLTPAYDICPQSRVGNEASQAMLITGNDRSSNLATCLAAAPNFLLDKQAATTIVQNMLATVRAEWQATCDEANLSAIERNLLWERVFLNPCIFEGHEGHEGR; from the coding sequence ATGACTTCTGACACCGCTGATCGCGAGGCTTACGTCTGGGTATGGCTGCCTGGCGCAACATCGCCGGTTGTCGCTGGTCGAATTGCCCGCGATGGCGACACCTACGTATTTAACTATGGTCGCAGCTACTTGGCACTTGAGGGCGCGATCCCTCTGTACCTACCAGAACTGCCACTGCGTCCTGGCGCCATTACCCCTGAGCCAGGCCTGACCATGGCCGGGTGCTTACGCGATGCTGCGCCCGACGCTTGGGGGCGGCGGGTGATCCTGAACAGGGCCTTTGGCGTCGGGGACCGAATTAAAGGTGAAGTCGGCGATATCGGCGCCATCGACGAGCTAACCTACTTGCTTGAGTCCGGTTCAGACCGCATCGGTGCTTTGGATTTCCAGAGGTCACCAACAACGTATATTCCTCGCACACCCAGGCCTGCGACACTGGAGGAATTACTTAACGCAGCAGAGAAAGTCGAACAAGGCATACCCCTGTCGGCTGACCTAGATCGAGCACTGTTTCACGGCACTTCGCTCGGTGGTGCTCGACCCAAAGCCATGATTGAGGATGGCGATAAGAAGCTCATCGCGAAGTTTTCTTCTTCGTCAGACACCTACAACATCGTCAAGGCGGAGTTTATCGCCATGCGACTAGCGGCCAAGGCAGGGTTAGACGTCGCGCCGGTCAATTTAGTCCATGTGGCGGGCAAAGATGTGCTGATCATCGAACGGTTTGACCGCTTTCAGACCCATGAGGGCTGGCAGCGCAAGGCCATGGTCTCAGCACTCACGATGTTCGGACTCGACGAGATGATGGCCCGCTATGCCAGCTATGCCGATTTGACCGAAATTATCCGCCATCGTTTCGATCAACCAAAGCAAACACTGCGCGAACTGTTCGGGCGACTGGTGTTTAACATCCTGTGCGGCAACACAGACGACCATGCTCGCAATCATGCCGCCTTTTGGGATGGCAAGACGCTTCGTCTGACGCCCGCCTATGACATCTGCCCGCAAAGCCGAGTTGGCAACGAGGCAAGCCAAGCCATGCTGATAACCGGCAACGACCGTAGTAGCAATTTGGCGACATGCTTGGCGGCAGCACCAAACTTTCTGCTAGACAAGCAGGCAGCGACCACCATTGTTCAGAATATGCTTGCAACGGTACGCGCCGAATGGCAAGCAACCTGCGATGAGGCAAACCTATCGGCCATCGAGCGCAACCTACTCTGGGAACGGGTATTTCTGAACCCGTGCATTTTTGAGGGCCATGAGGGTCATGAGGGGCGTTAG
- a CDS encoding ATP-binding protein, producing the protein MIPRHLQTELKTQLSEYPIVTVLGPRQAGKTTLTRAVLPEYAYVSLENPDMRQLATEDPRAFLKQYPNRVILDEIQRAPELLSYIQGIVDENRTNGQFVLTGSHQLQLRESISQSLAGRTGVLHLLPLTIAELSEAGIYLDDVYHYLFQGFLPRVYDQNQRPHIAYGNYFQTYVERDVRQLIKLKDVVLFEKFMKLLAGRVGQIINYQSLANDTGVDGMTIKSWLSILEASYVVFRLPPYFENFGKRIIKTPKIYFTDTGLLCYLLGIERVEQLSRDPLIGNVFENLVILEALKTRYNAGLSANLYFYRDNQGHEIDLLCPRGHELLGVEIKSASTWNSSFKKALEIFNQKVHPLSKRTVVYNGQTIDFSDGSTARSYKEMAMVVDSSGR; encoded by the coding sequence ATGATTCCACGACATCTACAGACCGAACTGAAAACTCAACTGTCGGAATACCCAATCGTGACAGTGCTTGGTCCACGTCAGGCCGGCAAAACCACACTGACACGAGCCGTATTGCCAGAGTATGCCTACGTCAGTCTCGAAAATCCTGACATGAGACAACTGGCTACGGAAGACCCCCGTGCATTTTTAAAACAATATCCAAATCGCGTTATTCTTGACGAAATCCAGCGAGCGCCAGAGCTGCTGAGTTACATACAGGGCATAGTTGATGAGAACCGGACTAACGGCCAGTTTGTCCTGACAGGATCCCACCAATTACAACTGCGCGAATCCATCAGTCAGTCGCTCGCAGGTCGCACAGGTGTTCTTCACTTGCTGCCGTTGACCATTGCCGAATTATCCGAGGCAGGAATCTATCTCGACGATGTGTATCACTATCTCTTTCAGGGTTTCTTACCTCGGGTCTATGACCAAAATCAACGACCACACATCGCTTACGGCAATTACTTCCAAACCTACGTGGAGCGAGATGTAAGACAGCTAATCAAGCTCAAAGATGTGGTGCTATTCGAAAAGTTCATGAAACTCTTGGCGGGAAGGGTCGGGCAGATCATAAATTATCAGTCGCTCGCCAACGACACGGGTGTTGACGGCATGACCATTAAATCGTGGCTTTCCATCTTGGAGGCGTCTTACGTCGTGTTTCGCTTACCCCCCTATTTTGAAAACTTTGGCAAGCGTATTATCAAAACACCAAAAATCTATTTCACCGACACGGGGCTACTTTGCTACCTGCTTGGCATTGAGCGTGTGGAGCAGCTTTCACGCGACCCGCTCATTGGGAATGTGTTTGAAAACCTAGTCATCCTAGAGGCTTTGAAGACTAGGTATAACGCAGGTCTATCGGCCAACCTGTATTTCTATCGGGATAACCAAGGCCATGAAATCGATCTGCTGTGTCCCCGGGGACATGAGCTGTTGGGCGTTGAAATCAAGTCGGCAAGCACTTGGAACAGCAGCTTTAAAAAAGCTTTGGAGATTTTCAATCAAAAAGTGCATCCGTTAAGCAAACGAACCGTGGTCTACAACGGCCAAACCATCGATTTCAGCGATGGCTCGACGGCCAGGTCGTACAAGGAAATGGCGATGGTAGTGGATAGCAGCGGACGCTAA
- a CDS encoding riboflavin synthase: MFTGIVATTGQIESVEPIAHDDKSGVRLLIHANDLSLADVGLGDSIAIQGACMTVTSMPDDQHFTVDVSRESLNKTTGLDKPGPVNLEKSLRIGDQIGGHLVSGHVDGLGTVKRFEPVGESWELVITAPKALGMYLAYKGSITVNGVSLTVNRVTDKQDGTEFSINLIPHTVEVTTLKHLKPEAAVNLEVDTIARYVQRMMAFK, encoded by the coding sequence ATGTTTACCGGGATAGTCGCCACCACAGGTCAAATCGAGTCTGTTGAACCGATCGCTCATGATGACAAGAGTGGTGTGCGTTTGTTGATTCACGCCAATGACCTGAGCCTGGCCGATGTCGGCTTGGGTGATTCAATCGCAATTCAGGGTGCATGTATGACGGTGACCTCGATGCCGGATGACCAGCACTTCACTGTCGATGTGTCGCGCGAGAGTTTGAACAAGACCACTGGGCTAGACAAGCCTGGCCCAGTCAATCTTGAGAAATCATTACGCATCGGTGATCAGATAGGTGGTCATCTGGTATCTGGTCATGTGGATGGCCTCGGCACTGTGAAGCGATTTGAGCCAGTCGGGGAGTCGTGGGAGTTGGTCATCACCGCCCCCAAAGCGCTCGGTATGTATCTCGCCTACAAGGGCTCGATTACGGTCAATGGTGTGAGTTTGACGGTTAACCGGGTGACGGACAAGCAAGACGGTACAGAATTTAGCATCAACCTCATTCCGCACACGGTCGAGGTGACCACGCTTAAGCATCTGAAGCCTGAAGCCGCGGTCAACCTTGAGGTCGATACGATTGCGCGCTACGTGCAGCGGATGATGGCGTTTAAGTGA
- the ribD gene encoding bifunctional diaminohydroxyphosphoribosylaminopyrimidine deaminase/5-amino-6-(5-phosphoribosylamino)uracil reductase RibD, whose amino-acid sequence MSDTQSSLDIKFMARALELAESGLYVPTPNPRVGCVIVKDGQMVAEGVTQAAGHAHAEVMALRDLKQKGGSAEGATVYVSLEPCSHHGKTPPCTDALIHAKPARVVIAHVDPYPAVSGRGIAALRSAGIAVSVGVLAKEALEINPGFVSRMVRGKPYVWAKIAASMDRFTALPDGQSQWITGAEARADGHHWRARSCLVLTGIGTVKADNPLLNVRAIETHRQPRRAVIDPKLEIPDNAKLLQTEGLILFAANPDEGRVTQLTSKEAVVVNVPDQNNPDRVDMNAVMQWLAEYDINEVHVEAGAGINGALWRAGCIDELILYLAPTFLGHGLPMLDIPGIDQLSEADQLSFIDHDNVGQDIRIRARKFDRWQELVEHIESSNAQHAL is encoded by the coding sequence ATGTCTGACACCCAATCATCCCTCGACATCAAGTTCATGGCGCGCGCGCTAGAACTAGCGGAGTCCGGGTTGTACGTGCCCACGCCTAATCCGCGGGTTGGCTGCGTCATCGTCAAAGATGGACAGATGGTTGCCGAAGGTGTTACGCAAGCCGCTGGTCACGCGCATGCTGAAGTAATGGCCTTGAGAGACCTCAAACAAAAAGGTGGATCTGCTGAAGGTGCAACTGTCTATGTGTCGCTTGAGCCTTGCAGCCATCACGGCAAGACACCTCCATGCACGGATGCGTTAATTCATGCCAAGCCCGCGCGGGTGGTGATTGCCCATGTTGACCCATACCCGGCTGTGTCGGGTCGCGGCATCGCGGCGTTGCGCAGCGCAGGGATAGCGGTGAGTGTTGGTGTGCTTGCCAAAGAAGCTCTGGAGATTAATCCTGGTTTTGTCTCTCGGATGGTACGCGGCAAGCCTTATGTTTGGGCAAAAATCGCGGCATCCATGGATCGATTCACCGCTTTGCCCGATGGACAGTCGCAATGGATTACGGGCGCCGAGGCTCGCGCTGATGGCCATCACTGGCGTGCGCGCAGTTGTCTCGTGTTGACGGGTATTGGTACCGTTAAAGCTGATAATCCACTACTGAATGTGCGTGCGATAGAGACACATCGCCAGCCTAGACGGGCAGTGATTGATCCCAAACTGGAAATTCCTGACAATGCCAAGCTGCTGCAAACGGAAGGCTTGATTCTCTTTGCAGCAAACCCGGATGAGGGCAGAGTGACACAGCTCACATCAAAAGAAGCGGTGGTGGTTAATGTGCCTGATCAGAACAACCCCGATCGTGTTGATATGAATGCGGTGATGCAATGGTTAGCTGAATATGACATCAATGAGGTGCATGTGGAAGCAGGTGCTGGTATCAATGGTGCCCTGTGGCGTGCAGGCTGCATTGATGAATTAATCCTGTATTTGGCACCTACATTTTTAGGGCACGGTCTGCCTATGCTTGATATCCCTGGGATTGATCAGTTATCTGAGGCCGATCAGTTAAGCTTTATTGATCACGACAATGTTGGCCAAGACATCCGCATTCGTGCGCGCAAGTTCGATCGCTGGCAGGAGCTCGTCGAGCATATAGAGAGCAGCAATGCGCAACACGCGTTGTAA
- the nrdR gene encoding transcriptional regulator NrdR, whose product MKCPFCGHAETLVVDSRTGEDGNFVRRRRRCEKCDRRFTTYERAELAMPTVVKRNGSRNEYDPQKLQASLRLALRKRPVSTDQIDQVVHRIEESLLTSGEREVSTEKIGSLVMQELNKLDKVAYVRFASVYKSFEDIGEFVQAIKEMQKPLRKRDG is encoded by the coding sequence ATGAAGTGTCCGTTTTGCGGTCATGCCGAAACGTTAGTGGTTGATTCGCGCACTGGCGAAGATGGTAATTTCGTGCGTCGCAGACGTCGGTGCGAGAAGTGTGACCGGCGCTTTACGACTTATGAGCGTGCCGAATTGGCCATGCCTACGGTGGTCAAACGTAATGGCAGCCGCAATGAGTACGACCCGCAAAAGCTTCAGGCAAGTCTCAGGTTGGCCCTGCGCAAGCGCCCGGTCAGTACTGACCAGATCGATCAGGTTGTTCATCGTATAGAAGAGAGCCTCCTGACAAGCGGTGAGCGTGAAGTATCAACCGAAAAAATCGGTTCGCTCGTGATGCAGGAACTGAATAAGCTCGACAAGGTCGCCTACGTGCGTTTCGCGTCCGTTTACAAAAGCTTTGAGGACATCGGTGAGTTCGTGCAGGCGATCAAGGAAATGCAAAAGCCGCTGCGAAAGCGCGACGGCTAA
- the glyA gene encoding serine hydroxymethyltransferase: MFDRTLTLDRVDPEVWSAIQKEDQRQEQHIELIASENYTSPAVMQAQGSQMTNKYAEGYPGKRYYGGCEYVDIVEQLAIDRLKQLFGAEAANVQPNSGSQANQAVYLAVLKPGDAVLGMSLAEGGHLTHGASVNASGKLYNFHQYGLDANEVLDYAKVEALAQEHKPKLIVAGASAYSLKMDFERFAQIAKDNGALFLVDLAHYSGLVAGGAYPNPVPYADFVTSTTHKGLRGPRGGVIMMKAEHEKIINSAIFPGIQGGPLMHVIAAKAVAFKEALDPSFKDYAAQVVKNAQVLAQTLVKRGLRIVSGKTESHVMLVDLRAKGITGKDAEKALGEAHITVNKNAIPNDPEKPFVTSGVRLGTPAMTTRGFKEAEAELTGNLIADVLDKPTDAANLNAVRERVHALTSAFPVYR; this comes from the coding sequence ATGTTTGACCGTACTCTTACGCTTGACCGAGTTGACCCGGAGGTCTGGAGCGCTATCCAGAAAGAAGATCAGCGTCAGGAACAGCACATCGAGCTGATCGCCTCTGAGAACTACACCAGCCCTGCGGTGATGCAGGCTCAGGGGTCGCAAATGACCAACAAGTACGCCGAGGGCTACCCGGGCAAGCGTTATTACGGTGGTTGCGAGTACGTTGATATTGTTGAGCAGCTCGCGATCGATCGTCTGAAGCAACTGTTTGGTGCCGAGGCAGCCAATGTGCAGCCTAATTCCGGCTCGCAGGCCAACCAGGCCGTTTATTTGGCGGTGCTAAAGCCAGGTGATGCGGTGTTGGGCATGAGTTTGGCTGAAGGCGGTCACTTGACCCACGGCGCTAGCGTGAATGCCTCGGGTAAGTTGTATAACTTTCATCAGTATGGGCTAGATGCCAACGAGGTGCTCGACTACGCCAAGGTTGAGGCTTTGGCCCAAGAGCATAAGCCCAAGCTCATCGTGGCGGGTGCTTCGGCTTATTCGCTGAAAATGGACTTTGAGCGGTTTGCCCAGATCGCCAAGGATAACGGCGCTCTCTTTTTAGTCGATCTTGCTCATTACTCGGGATTGGTCGCCGGCGGCGCCTATCCCAACCCGGTGCCTTATGCAGACTTTGTGACCTCCACAACTCACAAGGGGCTACGTGGCCCACGCGGTGGCGTGATCATGATGAAAGCAGAGCACGAGAAGATTATTAATTCAGCGATCTTCCCGGGTATTCAGGGTGGTCCATTGATGCATGTGATTGCTGCAAAAGCGGTGGCATTTAAAGAGGCGTTGGACCCGAGCTTCAAAGACTATGCCGCCCAAGTCGTCAAAAATGCTCAGGTGTTAGCGCAGACATTGGTCAAGCGTGGTTTGCGCATTGTTTCTGGCAAGACGGAAAGTCACGTCATGCTGGTCGATTTGCGTGCCAAAGGCATTACCGGTAAAGATGCTGAGAAGGCATTGGGCGAAGCCCATATTACGGTGAATAAGAACGCTATCCCAAATGACCCGGAAAAGCCTTTCGTGACTAGCGGTGTACGTCTGGGAACGCCCGCCATGACCACGCGTGGTTTCAAGGAGGCAGAAGCTGAATTGACCGGCAATCTGATTGCTGATGTTCTGGATAAGCCCACCGACGCTGCAAATCTGAATGCCGTTCGTGAGCGAGTGCATGCGTTGACATCAGCTTTTCCGGTCTATCGCTGA